In Sporosarcina sp. PTS2304, a genomic segment contains:
- the fdhF gene encoding formate dehydrogenase subunit alpha, translating to MSISINDQIINFEEGSTLIQIINANKIEHPQICHLPEVDPIETCDTCIVEVNGELTRACSTKAVDGMDVQLSSPRAKAAQTEAMDRILENHLLYCTVCDNNNGNCKVHNTVALMEVEHQKYPYEPKCSKDAVDFTHPFYRYDPNQCIACGQCVEVCQNLQVNETLSIDWERDRPIVLWDGGAKINESSCVGCGHCITVCPCNALMEKTMLGEAGFMTKMSDELMEPMVDLIKEVEPGYSSIMALSDVESAMREAKIKKTKTVCTFCGVGCSYEVWTKDRKILKIQPVSDAPVNQISTCVKGKFGWDFVNSEERITSPLIRKGDEFVEASWEEALDLVAENLGKIRDEHGRDGVGIISSSKITNEENYVIQKFARQVFKTNNVDNCSRYCQSPATDGLFRTVGMGGDAGTIQDIAQAGLVIIVGANPAEGHPVLATRVKRAHKLHGQKLIVADLRKHEMAERADIFMTPQQGTDQVWLMAVTKYVIDQGWHDQQFIDENVLHFEDFKTVLDRYTLEYAEEITGISKDVLIHTAELIRDADGTCILWGMGVTQNTGGSDTSAAISNLLLATGNYRRPGAGAYPLRGHNNVQGACDMGSLPGWLPGYQHITDDVAREKFERAYGVEIEGKPGLDNIQMLHSIDEGVMKGMYIVGEDMALVDSNANYVHDVLSKLDFLVVQDIFFSRTAQYANVILPAVPSLEKDGTFTNTERRVQRLYKALPNKGNSRQDWWIIQEVANRLGQQWNYSHPRDIFEEMTSLSPMFSEASYDVLEDWGSFLWGSLDGKSTPLLYTEGFNFPDKKARFALSDWVEPVKFPDEFDLHINNGRMLEHFHEGNMTNKSEGIQEKVPNIYVEISPELAEERGVVTGTYVRLISPYGALKLPALVTGRVQKNELFLPMNSVEKKSAINFLTGPATDQRTNTPAYKQTKVRMEVLPQTGDNPLPKTNHRDKKRHPQNGVEVQRKWNRPGYVQLTDQ from the coding sequence ATGTCTATTTCAATTAACGATCAAATAATTAATTTTGAAGAGGGTTCAACATTAATTCAAATAATTAACGCCAATAAAATTGAGCATCCACAAATTTGTCATTTACCTGAAGTGGATCCGATTGAAACGTGTGACACATGTATCGTAGAAGTGAATGGGGAGTTGACACGTGCCTGTTCTACAAAAGCAGTGGATGGCATGGATGTTCAACTGTCTTCTCCGCGTGCAAAAGCTGCACAAACAGAAGCGATGGATCGTATATTGGAAAATCATTTATTGTATTGTACCGTATGTGATAATAATAATGGCAATTGTAAAGTTCATAATACCGTAGCATTGATGGAAGTCGAGCATCAAAAATATCCATATGAACCAAAATGTTCGAAAGATGCTGTAGATTTTACACATCCATTTTACCGTTATGATCCAAACCAGTGTATTGCCTGCGGACAATGTGTGGAAGTATGTCAGAATCTTCAAGTCAACGAAACACTGTCTATTGACTGGGAGCGTGATCGACCTATCGTATTGTGGGACGGTGGCGCCAAAATCAATGAGTCTTCATGTGTAGGTTGCGGCCATTGTATAACGGTTTGCCCGTGTAATGCACTGATGGAGAAAACAATGCTTGGCGAAGCTGGTTTCATGACGAAGATGAGTGATGAGTTAATGGAGCCGATGGTAGATTTGATTAAAGAAGTAGAGCCCGGGTACAGCAGTATTATGGCTCTTTCCGATGTTGAGTCAGCTATGCGCGAAGCAAAGATTAAAAAAACGAAAACAGTTTGTACATTTTGCGGCGTAGGATGTTCGTATGAAGTGTGGACAAAAGATCGTAAAATTTTAAAAATCCAACCAGTTTCCGATGCGCCGGTCAACCAGATTTCTACATGTGTGAAAGGAAAATTTGGTTGGGACTTTGTCAATAGTGAAGAGCGCATTACATCACCTCTCATCCGTAAAGGCGATGAGTTTGTTGAAGCCTCATGGGAAGAAGCGCTTGATTTAGTAGCAGAAAACTTAGGTAAAATCCGAGATGAACATGGAAGAGATGGCGTAGGAATTATTTCTTCATCCAAAATTACGAATGAGGAAAACTACGTCATTCAAAAGTTCGCTCGTCAGGTGTTTAAAACGAATAACGTAGATAACTGCTCACGCTACTGCCAATCTCCTGCTACTGACGGACTGTTTCGGACGGTCGGAATGGGTGGAGATGCCGGAACGATTCAAGATATTGCACAGGCTGGACTCGTCATTATTGTAGGAGCAAACCCTGCTGAAGGGCATCCAGTACTAGCTACACGTGTAAAACGTGCACATAAGTTACACGGACAAAAACTTATTGTGGCAGATTTACGAAAACACGAAATGGCAGAACGTGCAGATATCTTTATGACTCCACAGCAAGGAACAGACCAAGTGTGGCTGATGGCTGTGACGAAGTATGTAATCGATCAAGGCTGGCATGATCAGCAATTTATCGATGAAAATGTTTTGCATTTTGAAGATTTCAAAACTGTATTAGATCGTTATACGCTCGAGTATGCGGAAGAAATAACAGGTATCTCAAAAGATGTCTTAATTCATACAGCTGAATTAATTCGTGATGCTGACGGGACGTGTATTCTTTGGGGCATGGGTGTAACACAAAATACAGGGGGTTCTGATACGTCAGCAGCTATTTCAAACTTACTGCTTGCGACAGGCAATTACCGTAGGCCCGGTGCAGGAGCCTATCCGCTACGAGGGCACAATAACGTTCAAGGGGCTTGCGACATGGGAAGTCTGCCAGGTTGGTTGCCAGGTTATCAGCATATTACAGACGACGTAGCACGTGAAAAGTTTGAACGTGCGTATGGAGTAGAGATTGAAGGGAAGCCTGGTCTAGACAATATTCAGATGCTTCACTCGATAGATGAAGGCGTCATGAAAGGTATGTATATTGTTGGAGAAGATATGGCATTAGTGGATTCCAATGCAAACTACGTTCATGATGTTCTTTCCAAATTGGATTTCTTAGTAGTCCAAGATATATTCTTTTCACGCACCGCACAATATGCGAATGTTATTTTACCTGCAGTACCTTCTTTAGAAAAAGACGGTACATTCACAAATACGGAAAGACGAGTGCAGCGTTTATATAAAGCATTGCCGAATAAAGGAAACTCACGTCAAGATTGGTGGATTATTCAAGAGGTCGCGAATCGTCTAGGGCAGCAGTGGAACTATAGTCATCCCCGTGATATTTTTGAAGAAATGACAAGCTTGAGTCCAATGTTTAGCGAAGCTTCTTATGACGTACTAGAAGATTGGGGAAGTTTCCTTTGGGGAAGTTTAGATGGAAAGAGCACGCCGTTATTGTATACGGAAGGCTTCAATTTCCCGGATAAAAAAGCACGTTTCGCCTTGTCAGATTGGGTGGAGCCGGTTAAATTCCCAGACGAATTCGATTTACACATTAATAATGGTCGTATGCTTGAACACTTCCATGAAGGTAATATGACGAATAAATCAGAAGGAATTCAAGAAAAGGTTCCGAATATTTATGTAGAAATATCGCCTGAACTGGCCGAAGAACGAGGTGTCGTAACAGGTACCTATGTCCGACTTATTTCTCCTTATGGAGCGTTAAAGTTACCAGCGCTAGTTACCGGCCGAGTACAAAAAAATGAATTGTTTTTACCGATGAACTCCGTTGAGAAGAAATCTGCAATTAACTTCTTAACAGGTCCAGCAACTGACCAGCGAACGAACACACCAGCATATAAGCAGACTAAAGTTCGCATGGAAGTGCTTCCGCAAACAGGAGACAATCCATTGCCAAAGACTAATCACAGAGATAAGAAAAGACATCCTCAAAATGGCGTAGAAGTTCAAAGAAAGTGGAATCGACCAGGATATGTTCAATTAACAGATCAATAA
- a CDS encoding YitT family protein → MRKQHKKETIGHLLRRYLFISIGVVVTAIALDLFLIPNSVIDGGIIGIALILNFITGVPFGILILICNLPFLFFGYKHIGKNFFISSSYAIALLAIVEFPLKSLGPFVTDPLLATVFGGLLLGAGVGTIIRNGGALDGTEILGILLTRKIPYSVGEFVMFFNLFIFGWAGFVLGPEKAMYSIITYYIASKAIDIVIQGLDETKAVIIISDEYEEMGEAIRLRLGRSITKLHGRGGYTDNEKDVIYVVVTRLEISKLKQIATDIDPSAFLTIMNTQETHGATFKSPIH, encoded by the coding sequence ATGAGGAAACAACATAAAAAAGAAACGATCGGTCATTTACTTAGACGCTATCTATTCATTTCTATCGGGGTAGTCGTTACGGCCATTGCCTTAGATTTATTTCTCATACCAAATTCAGTCATTGACGGCGGAATTATCGGTATCGCACTTATATTGAATTTCATCACGGGAGTACCTTTTGGGATTCTTATTTTAATTTGTAACCTTCCTTTCTTATTTTTCGGTTATAAACATATTGGTAAGAACTTCTTTATTTCTTCTTCGTACGCTATTGCTTTGCTGGCAATTGTCGAGTTCCCACTTAAATCACTAGGACCCTTCGTAACAGATCCGCTGCTCGCAACCGTCTTTGGCGGACTATTGCTCGGTGCGGGTGTTGGGACGATCATTCGTAATGGTGGAGCATTAGATGGCACGGAGATTCTTGGAATTTTGCTTACACGTAAAATCCCTTACAGCGTCGGAGAATTCGTTATGTTTTTCAATCTATTCATTTTCGGATGGGCAGGTTTTGTATTAGGACCAGAAAAGGCGATGTACTCGATCATTACGTATTATATTGCATCGAAAGCTATTGACATCGTCATTCAAGGATTGGACGAGACAAAAGCAGTCATTATTATTTCGGATGAATACGAAGAGATGGGTGAAGCGATTCGTCTGCGTCTTGGAAGAAGTATTACGAAATTGCATGGTCGTGGCGGCTATACAGATAATGAGAAGGATGTCATCTACGTAGTAGTCACTCGACTAGAGATCTCCAAACTCAAACAAATTGCCACTGACATCGATCCTTCCGCATTTTTAACAATTATGAATACACAAGAAACACATGGCGCTACGTTTAAGTCTCCTATACACTAA
- the purU gene encoding formyltetrahydrofolate deformylase, with amino-acid sequence MQLEEQSASLKNIGRLLVKCSDKPGIVAAVSTFLLNHQANIVESSQYSTDPEGGMFYLRIEFHAENLLQKKQQLESDFQKVADEHELEYRFSYAVELKRTAIFVSKEPYCLMELLWEWQNGDLNTDIVVVISNHEDARSMVEALGIPFHYIPANKDIRQEVEQQQIKLMEEYEVDVLVLARYMQILTPDFVSHFPNQIINIHHSFLPAFIGAKPYERAFGRGVKLIGATSHYVTNDLDEGPIIEQDIERVDHRDDTVQLKKIGRTIERRVLARAVKWHIEDRIIVENNKTIVFH; translated from the coding sequence ATGCAATTAGAAGAACAATCAGCTTCACTAAAAAATATCGGAAGACTACTAGTCAAATGTTCCGACAAACCAGGAATTGTTGCTGCAGTTTCAACCTTTTTACTAAATCATCAAGCAAACATCGTTGAATCTAGTCAATATTCCACAGATCCTGAAGGTGGGATGTTTTATCTGCGCATTGAATTCCACGCAGAAAATTTATTGCAAAAGAAACAGCAACTCGAAAGTGATTTTCAAAAAGTGGCGGATGAACATGAATTAGAATACCGTTTTTCCTATGCGGTAGAGTTAAAACGCACGGCTATTTTCGTCTCAAAAGAGCCTTACTGCTTAATGGAACTATTGTGGGAGTGGCAAAACGGTGATTTGAATACAGATATTGTCGTTGTTATTAGTAATCATGAAGATGCGAGAAGCATGGTAGAAGCTCTCGGGATACCGTTCCATTATATTCCGGCCAACAAAGACATTCGCCAAGAAGTAGAGCAACAGCAAATTAAGTTAATGGAAGAATACGAAGTCGATGTACTGGTGCTAGCACGGTATATGCAAATACTAACTCCTGATTTCGTTAGTCATTTCCCGAACCAAATTATCAATATCCACCATTCATTTTTGCCCGCATTTATTGGTGCAAAGCCTTATGAACGAGCGTTTGGACGCGGAGTAAAACTAATCGGAGCCACATCACATTATGTAACAAATGATTTAGATGAAGGTCCAATTATCGAACAAGATATCGAGCGTGTCGATCACCGTGATGATACAGTTCAATTAAAGAAAATCGGCCGTACAATCGAGCGGCGAGTGCTTGCGCGTGCGGTGAAATGGCATATTGAAGACCGTATTATTGTAGAGAACAATAAAACTATTGTATTTCATTAA
- a CDS encoding PrkA family serine protein kinase, whose product MTYHSLLGGDTLDIINQLHNYRREENELKWEGTFKDYLNLLKERKEVAQTAHSRIYEMINSAGVEKKNGRKVYNFFNKELFGLEESIERLVEEYFHPAAKRLDVKKRVLLLMGPVSGGKSTIVTMLKRGLEQYSRTDEGAVYAIKGCPMHEDPLHLIPLPLRQSFYEEYGIRIEGSLSPLNSLRLEEEYDGNIEDVLVERILFSEDRRVGIGTFTPSDPKSQDIADLTGSIDFSTIAEYGSESDPRAYRFDGELNIANRGMMEFQEMLKLDEKFLWHLLSLTQEGNFKAGRFALISADELIVAHTNETEYRSFISNKKNEALHSRLIVIPIPYNLKVSAEEKIYQKMIQESDMAHVHIAPHALRVAAIFSVLSRLKASKKQGVDRLKKLRLYDGQSVEGFNDADTEELKNEFIDEGMDGVDPRYVINRISSAIIRKETPSINALDVLRSLKDGFDQHASISVEDRETYMNYISMARKEYDEIAKKEVQKAFVYSYEESAKTLMDNYLDNVEAFCNKNKLRDPLTGEEVNPDEKLMRSLEEQIGISENAKKAFREEILIRISAYARKNQRFDYRSHDRLREAIQKKLFADLKDVVKITTTSSTPDETQLKKMNDVVARLVDEHGYNSVSANELLRYVGSLLNR is encoded by the coding sequence ATGACATATCACAGCCTACTTGGAGGAGATACGTTGGATATTATAAATCAGTTGCATAACTATCGTAGAGAAGAAAATGAATTAAAGTGGGAAGGAACGTTTAAAGACTATTTGAATTTACTAAAAGAACGGAAAGAAGTTGCGCAGACAGCTCATTCACGTATTTATGAGATGATTAATAGTGCGGGTGTTGAAAAGAAAAATGGTCGAAAAGTATATAATTTCTTTAATAAAGAACTGTTTGGTTTAGAAGAGTCCATTGAACGTTTAGTAGAAGAGTATTTTCATCCGGCAGCGAAGCGTTTGGACGTAAAGAAGCGTGTGCTGTTACTGATGGGACCTGTCAGTGGAGGGAAGTCTACAATTGTCACAATGTTAAAAAGAGGCCTAGAACAATATTCACGCACAGATGAAGGGGCTGTCTACGCTATAAAAGGCTGTCCAATGCATGAAGACCCTTTGCATCTCATCCCTCTACCGTTGCGTCAATCATTTTATGAAGAGTACGGTATTCGAATTGAAGGCAGTCTGTCTCCATTAAATAGTTTGCGTCTCGAAGAAGAATATGACGGCAACATTGAAGATGTACTAGTAGAACGAATTTTATTTTCAGAAGACCGCAGAGTAGGGATCGGTACGTTCACTCCTTCAGACCCCAAATCCCAAGATATAGCGGATCTGACAGGAAGTATCGATTTTTCAACTATAGCGGAGTATGGTTCCGAGTCAGATCCACGCGCGTATCGATTTGACGGGGAGTTAAATATAGCCAATCGAGGAATGATGGAATTCCAAGAGATGCTGAAATTAGATGAGAAATTTCTATGGCACTTATTGTCATTGACGCAGGAAGGAAATTTTAAGGCTGGAAGGTTTGCGCTTATCAGTGCAGATGAATTGATTGTTGCCCATACGAATGAAACCGAATACCGATCGTTTATTAGCAATAAAAAGAATGAAGCGCTACATTCGCGATTAATTGTCATCCCGATACCGTATAACTTAAAAGTAAGCGCAGAGGAAAAAATCTACCAGAAAATGATTCAGGAAAGTGATATGGCACATGTGCATATTGCACCGCATGCGTTACGGGTGGCTGCAATATTTTCTGTTTTATCCCGATTGAAAGCCTCTAAAAAACAAGGGGTAGACCGCTTAAAAAAGTTGCGTCTATATGATGGTCAAAGTGTAGAAGGCTTTAATGATGCAGATACAGAAGAGCTGAAAAATGAATTTATTGATGAAGGAATGGATGGTGTCGATCCACGTTATGTCATCAACCGAATTTCTTCTGCAATTATACGCAAAGAAACACCTAGCATAAATGCGCTCGACGTATTGCGCTCATTAAAAGACGGGTTCGATCAGCACGCATCGATATCTGTAGAAGACCGTGAAACGTATATGAACTATATTTCGATGGCGCGTAAAGAATATGATGAAATCGCAAAAAAAGAAGTTCAAAAAGCATTTGTGTATTCTTATGAAGAATCTGCAAAAACATTGATGGATAACTATTTGGACAATGTAGAAGCATTTTGCAATAAAAATAAATTGCGTGATCCATTGACTGGGGAAGAAGTAAATCCAGATGAAAAACTGATGCGTTCATTGGAAGAACAAATCGGTATTTCTGAGAATGCCAAAAAAGCGTTCCGCGAAGAGATTTTGATTCGTATCTCTGCTTATGCACGTAAAAACCAGCGCTTCGACTACCGTTCACATGATCGATTACGTGAGGCGATCCAAAAGAAATTATTTGCTGATCTAAAGGATGTAGTAAAAATAACCACTACATCCTCGACGCCTGACGAGACACAACTTAAGAAAATGAATGATGTTGTTGCACGTCTGGTGGATGAGCATGGCTATAATTCGGTTTCGGCAAATGAACTATTGCGGTATGTCGGTAGTTTATTGAATCGATAA
- a CDS encoding DUF2294 domain-containing protein — MKKIHEFNDIIRKLRKDLFGKGPERIHTIFVDNMAVSTLYGNLTPTEKFIARTPEGKKIVHGARTSMIQAVYAEKPPEGLEEIVEAKLLHLFSDFKIDDDIAVSVFLFDRAID, encoded by the coding sequence ATGAAAAAAATCCACGAGTTCAACGATATTATTCGTAAACTAAGAAAAGACTTATTCGGTAAAGGGCCTGAGCGGATTCACACAATTTTTGTTGATAATATGGCAGTTTCCACTCTTTACGGAAATTTGACACCAACTGAAAAATTTATCGCCAGAACACCAGAAGGTAAAAAGATTGTTCACGGAGCGCGCACGTCAATGATTCAAGCAGTCTACGCTGAAAAGCCCCCGGAAGGTTTAGAAGAAATAGTAGAAGCAAAACTTTTGCATTTATTTAGTGATTTTAAAATCGATGATGATATTGCAGTTTCAGTATTTTTATTTGATCGGGCAATCGATTGA
- the fdhD gene encoding formate dehydrogenase accessory sulfurtransferase FdhD — MEQQQQRSIIRYQNGEWNSKKDQVATEYAVTIKLNGQEFATIVCTPEYIEDMTIGFLASEGVVPKWEQIKDIHLDLENGFIHVQTDLVYPFFEQLQNKRYITSCCGMSRQGFIFASDALTAKRMKGISVQLAPEQIFSLMAQMEQQADMFRHTGGVHNAALCDPDGLLVSRMDIGRHNALDKIYGHCLKNQISVQNKIIVFSGRISSEILLKVAKIGCEIVLSKSAPTELALTLAQDLGITTVGFIRGSTFNLYTHPKRILIGDDKIMDTFTKDNIDNCVN, encoded by the coding sequence ATGGAACAACAGCAGCAACGATCTATTATCCGCTATCAAAATGGAGAATGGAACTCAAAAAAAGATCAAGTGGCTACAGAATATGCTGTGACTATTAAACTCAATGGGCAGGAATTTGCCACTATTGTCTGTACACCGGAATATATCGAGGATATGACGATCGGTTTTTTAGCTTCTGAAGGTGTAGTTCCGAAATGGGAACAGATCAAGGATATTCACTTAGATTTGGAAAATGGCTTTATTCATGTTCAGACTGACTTAGTCTATCCTTTCTTTGAACAATTGCAAAACAAACGCTATATTACGTCTTGCTGCGGTATGAGCAGACAAGGATTCATCTTCGCGAGTGATGCATTGACTGCCAAAAGAATGAAAGGAATATCTGTTCAACTGGCACCTGAACAGATATTTTCGTTAATGGCTCAAATGGAACAACAGGCAGATATGTTCCGACATACAGGTGGAGTTCACAACGCAGCTTTATGTGATCCAGATGGACTCTTAGTTTCTAGAATGGATATTGGACGTCATAATGCGCTCGATAAAATTTACGGGCATTGTTTAAAAAATCAAATTTCTGTTCAAAACAAAATTATTGTTTTCAGCGGACGCATTTCTTCAGAAATTTTATTAAAAGTGGCAAAGATCGGCTGTGAAATTGTTCTTTCAAAATCGGCTCCAACTGAATTGGCTTTGACGTTAGCTCAAGATTTAGGAATTACAACAGTAGGTTTTATACGGGGATCCACTTTTAATTTATATACTCATCCGAAGAGGATTCTGATAGGTGATGATAAGATAATGGATACGTTCACAAAAGATAATATTGACAATTGTGTGAATTAA
- a CDS encoding DUF1641 domain-containing protein: protein MATPITSIKKTERTEMEVQQEKLADLQKQLAEQEESLQKLIEITSELHTIGALDALQAMLQSKEKIAGIAVGQVSREPVTNILNNLLAAAGTLTAVNPATVQQLSHSVQQGLHEAEQGVEEGQKTGVLQLMKAINDPDINRAVTFGMNFLKGMGKGLNDPTE from the coding sequence ATGGCAACACCGATAACTTCTATTAAGAAAACCGAGCGAACGGAAATGGAAGTCCAGCAAGAGAAATTGGCCGATTTGCAGAAACAGCTAGCAGAGCAAGAAGAGTCACTTCAAAAGCTGATAGAAATTACAAGTGAATTGCATACTATCGGCGCGTTAGACGCGTTACAAGCAATGTTACAATCAAAAGAAAAAATTGCAGGCATTGCGGTAGGTCAAGTATCCAGAGAACCGGTGACGAATATATTGAATAACTTGTTGGCGGCTGCTGGGACATTAACAGCTGTTAATCCAGCGACGGTTCAGCAACTTTCACATAGTGTGCAACAAGGATTACATGAGGCGGAACAGGGTGTGGAAGAAGGACAGAAAACCGGTGTTCTTCAATTGATGAAGGCTATCAATGATCCCGATATTAACCGTGCTGTAACGTTCGGGATGAATTTCCTGAAAGGTATGGGAAAAGGGTTAAATGATCCGACTGAATAA